A window from Vigna angularis cultivar LongXiaoDou No.4 chromosome 7, ASM1680809v1, whole genome shotgun sequence encodes these proteins:
- the LOC108338480 gene encoding probable inactive receptor-like protein kinase At3g56050, giving the protein MALFSPLKLLPAVLALFLAVSQKQSLCSTLESEGLALLALKESVVTDPQGALSSWSGENGDVMDPCSWFGVECSSHGNVVTLNLKDLCLEGTLAPEVGMLAHIKSIILRNNSFFGEIPEEIIYLQELEVLDLGHNNFSGSLPFDHGNMPSLTTLLLDNNYHLTNLTPELYKLKMNSEFRANEEQLTGATTTREAYVGRCSLWHLGQHGDRADRRQLLKVANVASTPKIQRHVNQGILKQLASHFPFALPPNFEPFSSPPSLSPSESPSYSPSPSPSDSFFTPSPSPSPVVLLTPDVSPPINTPLTVPTPPVNWVPAPSPSPFSTQGNTYNSNQIHHSAIIWSAVGGFSLLILMSAITFACFRSRKVVTVKPWSTGLSGQLQKAFVKGVPSLKRGEIEAACEYFSNIIGSLPDGTVYKGTLSSGVEIAVASSAVNTAQKWSKSMEAQFRNKIATLSRVNHKNFVNLIGYCEENKPFSRMMVFEYAPNGTLFEHIHIREAEELNWTMRMRIAMGIAYCLEYMHDLKPSIAHRNLQSSFIYLTEDYAAKISDLSLWNDMCAANNGSATTQLLETSSADAKDNVYSFGIILFELITGKIPIAGNNDLLADWAAEYLRWGKSLRDVVDPRLNSLQEEEIEEWSEVMRNCVQPDREKRPTMKEVTSRLKEITAMGPDGANPKASPLWWAEMAITSTDSS; this is encoded by the exons ATGGCACTATTCTCTCCGTTGAAGTTATTGCCGGCGGTGCTGGCTCTGTTTCTGGCGGTGAGCCAGAAACAGAGTCTCTGTTCGACGCTCGAGAGCGAAG GTTTGGCGCTGCTGGCGTTGAAGGAGAGTGTGGTGACAGACCCGCAGGGGGCTTTATCAAGCTGGAGTGGCGAAAATGGAGACGTTATGGATCCATGCTCGTGGTTCGGTGTGGAGTGCTCTTCTCACGGTAATGTCGTGACCTT GAATTTGAAAGACCTTTGTCTTGAAGGAACACTAGCACCAGAAGTTGGAATGCTGGCTCACATAAAATCAAT CATTTTGCGCAACAATTCTTTTTTTGGAGAAATTCCTGAGGAGATCATATACTTACAGGAGTTGGAAGTCCTTGACTTGGGACATAACAACTTCAGTGGATCACTTCCATTTGACCATGGCAATATGCCATCCCTGACCACTCT CCTATTGGACAACAATTACCATCTGACCAACTTAACTCCAGAGCTGTATAAGCTCAAGATGAATTCTGAATTTCGTGCTAATGAAGAACAACTTACCGGTGCCACCACTACTAGAGAAGCATATGTTGGCAGATGTAGTTTATG GCACCTTGGCCAACATGGGGATAGAGCAGACCGGAGGCAACTTCTCAAAGTAGCAAATGTTGCTAGTACACCCAAAATTCAAAGGCATGTTAACCAAGGGATACTTAAACAATTAGCATCGCATTTCCCTTTTGCATTACCACCAAATTTTGAACCTTTCTCATCACCACCATCACTTTCACCGTCAGAAAGTCCCTCATATTCGCCATCACCTTCTCCCTCAGATAGTTTTTTCACTCCTTCTCCCTCTCCTTCGCCTGTAGTGTTACTAACTCCAGACGTATCACCACCAATAAACACTCCTCTCACTGTACCTACACCACCAGTTAATTGGGTTCCAGCACCTAGCCCTTCTCCATTTTCTACCCAAGGGAACACGTACAATTCCAATCAAATACATCACTCGGCGATAATCTGGTCTGCGGTTGGGGGTTTCTCTTTATTGATTTTGATGTCAGCCATTACTTTTGCTTGCTTCCGAAGTAGGAAGGTTGTGACTGTTAAACCTTGGTCCACAGGATTGAGTGGCCAGCTGCAGAAAGCCTTTGTAAAAG GTGTGCCAAGTCTCAAACGAGGAGAAATTGAAGCAGCTTGTGAATATTTCAGCAACATTATCGGTTCGCTTCCTGATGGAACTGTGTATAAGGGGACTCTCTCCAGTGGAGTCGAGATAGCTGTAGCATCCTCTGCTGTGAACACAGCTCAAAAATGGTCAAAAAGCATGGAAGCTCAATTTCGAAATAAG ATAGCAACATTATCTAGAGTGAATCACAAGAATTTTGTGAATCTAATTGGGTACTGTGAAGAGAATAAGCCGTTCTCAAGAATGATGGTGTTTGAGTACGCTCCAAATGGAACACTCTTTGAGCATATACACA TTAGAGAAGCAGAAGAACTAAATTGGACTATGAGAATGAGGATAGCTATGGGAATAGCCTACTGCCTAGAGTATATGCATGACCTAAAACCCTCCATTGCCCATAGAAACCTGCAATCTTCATTTATATACCTTACTGAAGATTATGCTGCTAAAATATCAGACCTTAGCTTATGGAATGACATGTGTGCTGCAAATAATGGGTCTGCAACCACACAACTCCTGGAAACATCATCAGCAGATGCCAAGGACAATGTTTACAGCTTCGGAATAATATTGTTTGAGTTGATTACGGGGAAAATCCCCATTGCCGGGAACAATGATCTTCTTGCAGATTGGGCAGCAGAATATTTAAGGTGGGGGAAATCCTTGAGAGATGTTGTGGATCCAAGACTGAACTCTTTGCAGGAAGAAGAGATTGAAGAATGGTCTGAAGTGATGAGAAACTGTGTACAACCAGATCGAGAGAAAAGGCCAACTATGAAAGAAGTTACATCTAGACTCAAGGAAATAACAGCTATGGGGCCTGATGGAGCAAACCCAAAGGCATCACCACTTTGGTGGGCAGAAATGGCAATTACGTCCACTGATTCAAGTTGA